A single window of Drosophila suzukii chromosome 3, CBGP_Dsuzu_IsoJpt1.0, whole genome shotgun sequence DNA harbors:
- the LOC139352770 gene encoding uncharacterized protein, whose translation MAPLSKELSGVILPHDHFGSHLNSAGKTIDSELEEINFKKAGEVLAEIWNSLEIDGHSVIAEFGDTDSKLPLPEMPSAEWFAIHVRESQYFFQIVKCDEIACCSSTRSDIKQILAEGFFPPPVPLRRTEDGLKTPDTSEVENKDEFPSLFVRQATNLKIQGKDLPQNLPYVLYCPTVLPVLKERICKYCGVYFAAKSHVTDHIKALHSQGRKKQMDDEKMKKRSF comes from the exons ATGGCGCCCTTGAGTAAAGAACTGTCTGGTGTCATACTCCCCCACGATCATTTCGGGAGTCATTTGAATTCTGCTGGCAAGACCATAGATTCGGAACTAGAAGAAATCAATTTTAAGAAAGCTGGCGAAGTCCTTGCCGAAATATGGAATTCATTGGAAATTGATGGTCATTCAGTGATAGCTGAATTTGGCGACACTGACAGCAAGCTACCGCTTCCTGAAATGCCGTCAGCAGAATGGTTCGCAATACATGTTCGTGAAAGCCAGTATTTTTTTCAG ATCGTCAAATGTGATGAAATTGCTTGCTGTAGTTCGACGCGCAGTGACATAAAGCAAATATTGGCAGAAGGTTTCTTTCCTCCACCTGTTCCACTTCGACGCACTGAAGATGGTTTAAAAACTCCTGATACTTCGGAAGTAGAAAACAAAGATGAATTTCCTTCTTTGTTTGTCAGGCAAGCGActaatttgaaaattcaaggGAAGGATTTACCTCAAAATCTCCCTTATGTTTTGTACTGCCCTACAGTACTGCCTGTACTGAAAG aaCGCATTTGCAAATATTGCGGAGTTTATTTTGCTGCAAAATCTCACGTAACTGATCACATTAAAGCCCTTCATTCACAGGGGCGTAAAAAACAAATGGACGATGAAAAAATGAAGAAACGGAGCTTTTAG